The following is a genomic window from Desulfofarcimen acetoxidans DSM 771.
ATCGGTAGTTATGGGTGCCTGTGCCGGGGGGGCTGTCTATTCGCCTGCCCTGACTGATTTTGTTTTTATGGTTGCCGAAAAAAGCCGCATGTTTATTACCGGTCCGCAGGTAGTAAAATGTGTTACCGGTGAAGAAGTAAGTCACCAGGAATTGGGTGGGGCTATGACTCATAACCAGTCAAGTGGAGTGGCTCATTTTCTTGCGCCGGATGAAAAGGCTTGTTTAGATATGGTTAGAGCGCTATACAGTTATTTACCTCTTAATAACAGAGAAAAACCACCTCTCATCGCGCCGGAAACACCGCAAGGAAATCCGGAGGAAATCTTAAAAATAATTCCCATACAATCCCAGAAACAGTACGATGTTCGCAGACTGTTAAAACTCATTGCCGACAACAGTGAGTTAATGGAAATACACCGCTACTTTGCTCCCAATGTCATTACTTGTTTTACCCGTTTAAGCGGCGCAACGGTTGGCATCGTAGCAAGCCAGCCCTGCTATTTGGCCGGTTGTTTAGATATTCAGGCATCGGATAAGATTGCGCGTTTTGTAAGGTTTTGTGACTGCTTTAACATACCTTTGATTACATTTGTAGATGTTCCTGGATTTCTACCGGGAACCGATCAGGAACATGGCGGTATTATTCGGCATGGTGCAAAAATCCTATATGCCTATGCGGAAGCTACTGTACCCAAAATCACCGTTATACTGCGTAAAGCTTACGGTGGCGGTTATATGGCTATGTCCGGTCGCTCTCTTGGTGTGGATATGGTTTATGCCTGGCCTACTGCTGAGATAGCTGTAATGGGACCTGAAGCAGCCGCCAGTATTATCTATCGTGAGGAAATAAAAAACTCTGCCAGTCCTGATGCAATTTTGCTGGATAAAACCAGAGAATACCGGGAAAGATTTGTTAATCCTTATATAGCCTGTGCCCGCGGTTTGGTTGATGAGGTAATTGACCCGCGTGAAACCAGGGCAAAGCTTACCAAGAGTTTGGAGGTATTATCGGATAAACGGGAGCTCAGATACTCCAAAAAACACGGCAATATTCCCCTTTAACGAGGTGATTAGTAATGTTATTAGAAATATTGTTTAGCGATGATAAAACACTCACTGACGCACCGAAAACGAGAATATTTCAAGTCATCATTAACGGGAAAAATTACAGAGTGACTGTCGAAGAATTAGAAGACGAAACTTTAAATAAAGAAGCTGAAAGTTCTGTTAAAACAATTGATGAAAACAGTCAGAAAGTTTGTTCAGGGCAAGATAGCTGGGTAATAGACAGCGGAAATAAGATTAAAGCACCCATGGCTGGAATAGTGGTTGATTTGTTTGTAGCTGTCGGGGTGGAAGTGGCAAAAGGGGAATTGGTTGCCGTATTAGAAGCAATGAAAATGGAGAATGAATTGAGAGCTCATCGAAGCGGTAAAATCAATCATATAACTGTGAGCAAGGGGCAGTTTGTTAATCAAGGAGATACAATAGTGGTTTTTGAGTGAATTCAAAAGCATTAAAATTTTCTAAAAAAGGTGATAAGTATGCATATTCATTTTATTGGCCACGCTTGCTTTTATTTGGAAGGTCAGGCTAAAATAATAATTGATCCTTTTATATCAGGTAATCCGGCAGCAGTACAGTCAGTAGAGGAATTTAACGTGGATTATATTTTGCTCAGCCACGCTCACGGTGACCACCTGGGCGACGCCCTGCAAATAGCGAAAAGAACAGGAGCAGTTATTGTTTCGGTTTATGAAGTGGCCGCTTATTGTTCCGGACACGGTGCAAAAACCCATGCTATGCATATAGGAGGCAGTCACCGCTTCGGTGATATCAGAATTAAGTTAACTCCTGCCCTGCATGGGAGTTCGGTTGTAACTGAAGACGGAAGGGTTGAAACATTGGGCAATCCCTGTGGTTTTATCATTAACATGAACGGTAAGACCATTTATCATTCCGGTGACACAGGATTATTTTCCGATATGGGTTTGATAGGTAAATTTAATGATTTAGACTTGGCATTACTGCCTATTGGAGATAATTTTACCATGGGCCCGGAAGACGCTCTTGAGGCAGTGCGCTTTTTAAACCCTAAAACTGTTATACCTATGCATTATAATACCTGGCCTCTCATAGAACAGGATGCCGGTCTCTTCAAAAATAATGTAGAAAAAGAAACCATGTCCCAGGTGGTAATTCTGAAGCCAGGTAAAAGTTGCCGGTTGTAATTTTTTATTTGATCAGCAGAGGTGTAAAGTTTAGATAGTCAGCGCTTACAAGTTGAAAATTTAAGCCCCATTTTTGCTCGGGTAATCTATATTTGCTGGCTTTAGCGTGCAAGTGGCCGTA
Proteins encoded in this region:
- a CDS encoding acyl-CoA carboxylase subunit beta, giving the protein MDMQKYLDELEFYRKQFKPENQEFKDKNGSLSARQRIEYLLDQGSFMEIGTFVSSDWENCRSEAQKVGREGVITGTGKLGGRSVYIFSQDFSVRGGSLGELQALKICNIMDLALKTGAPIIGLNESGGARIQEGIYGLVGYGNILNKNTLASGVVPQISVVMGACAGGAVYSPALTDFVFMVAEKSRMFITGPQVVKCVTGEEVSHQELGGAMTHNQSSGVAHFLAPDEKACLDMVRALYSYLPLNNREKPPLIAPETPQGNPEEILKIIPIQSQKQYDVRRLLKLIADNSELMEIHRYFAPNVITCFTRLSGATVGIVASQPCYLAGCLDIQASDKIARFVRFCDCFNIPLITFVDVPGFLPGTDQEHGGIIRHGAKILYAYAEATVPKITVILRKAYGGGYMAMSGRSLGVDMVYAWPTAEIAVMGPEAAASIIYREEIKNSASPDAILLDKTREYRERFVNPYIACARGLVDEVIDPRETRAKLTKSLEVLSDKRELRYSKKHGNIPL
- a CDS encoding acetyl-CoA carboxylase biotin carboxyl carrier protein subunit — its product is MLLEILFSDDKTLTDAPKTRIFQVIINGKNYRVTVEELEDETLNKEAESSVKTIDENSQKVCSGQDSWVIDSGNKIKAPMAGIVVDLFVAVGVEVAKGELVAVLEAMKMENELRAHRSGKINHITVSKGQFVNQGDTIVVFE
- a CDS encoding metal-dependent hydrolase, producing the protein MHIHFIGHACFYLEGQAKIIIDPFISGNPAAVQSVEEFNVDYILLSHAHGDHLGDALQIAKRTGAVIVSVYEVAAYCSGHGAKTHAMHIGGSHRFGDIRIKLTPALHGSSVVTEDGRVETLGNPCGFIINMNGKTIYHSGDTGLFSDMGLIGKFNDLDLALLPIGDNFTMGPEDALEAVRFLNPKTVIPMHYNTWPLIEQDAGLFKNNVEKETMSQVVILKPGKSCRL